The following proteins come from a genomic window of Amyelois transitella isolate CPQ chromosome 24, ilAmyTran1.1, whole genome shotgun sequence:
- the LOC106135858 gene encoding mannose-1-phosphate guanyltransferase alpha-A has product MLKAVIVIGGPQKGTRFRPLSLDTPKPLFPIAGVPLIQHHIEACAKLKECKEILIIGSYTTTVMAQFVSDMQKEYHIIIRYLQEFTPLGTGGGLYHFRDQVRAGSPSAFFLLNGDVCADFALKELWMFHSERPDALVTIMGTEATRQQSVHYGCMVRDPSTKAVNHYVEKPNSYVSTLINCGVYVCSLQVFNTMANAFEKKQNDFYSGNNGQCSPDYISWEQDVLAPLAGTNKLYAMQVTNWWSQVKTAGSAIYANRHYLELHRNRISQSAPCQIMPDVFIHPSAIVDSTAVIGPNVSIGAGVTVKAGVRIKESIVLNNATIHEHALVMYSVVGQEASVGEWSRVEGTPSDPDPNKPFAKMDNTPLFNSDGRLNPSITILGAGVVVPAEMILLNSIVLPHKHLTRSFKHEIIL; this is encoded by the exons ATGCTAAAAGCCGTAATAGTAATCGGCGGGCCGCAAAAAG GCACCCGCTTCAGACCTCTGTCCCTTGACACACCAAAACCTCTCTTCCCAATTGCCGGAGTGCCGCTTATACAGCATCATATAGAAGCATGTGCCAAACTGAAAGAATGCAAGGAAATTCTGATCATTGGCTCTTATACTACAACTGTCATGGCACAATTTGTGAGTGATATGCAGAAGGAATATCACATTATTATCAG ATATCTGCAAGAATTCACACCGCTGGGCACAGGAGGTGGTCTCTACCACTTCAGGGACCAAGTCCGAGCTGGGAGCCCATCGGCTTTCTTCCTACTTAACGGTGATGTCTGTGCTGACTTCGCATTGAAGGAACTGTGGATGTTTCACTCTGAAAGACCAGATGCCTTg GTAACAATAATGGGCACGGAAGCCACTCGCCAGCAATCTGTACACTATGGCTGCATGGTCCGCGACCCCTCAACTAAGGCTGTAAACCATTATGTTGAGAAACCCAACAGCTATGTCTCTACTTTGATCAACTGTGGGGTGTACGTGTGTTCGTTACAAGTCTTCAATACTATGGCAAATGCTTTTGAGAAGAAACAGAATGATTTTtacag TGGCAACAATGGTCAATGTAGTCCCGATTACATTTCTTGGGAACAAGATGTTCTAGCGCCTTTGGCCGGCACGAACAAGTTGTACGCTATGcag GTCACAAATTGGTGGTCCCAAGTGAAGACCGCTGGCTCGGCTATTTATGCCAACCGTCACTACCTAGAGTTACATCGTAATAGGATTTCACAGTCTGCGCCCTGTCAGATAATGCCTGACGTGTTCATACATCCGTCTGCGATCGTCGATAGCACGGCTGTG ATCGGGCCAAATGTCTCAATAGGCGCGGGAGTGACAGTAAAAGCGGGTGTCAGGATAAAGGAGTCCATAGTGCTGAACAACGCTACCATACACGAGCATGCACTGGTCATGTATTCTGttg TAGGTCAGGAAGCTTCAGTGGGTGAATGGTCCCGCGTGGAAGGGACCCCTTCGGACCCCGACCCCAACAAGCCCTTCGCGAAGATGGACAACACGCCGCTCTTCAACTCCGACGGGAGGCTTAACCCTTCCATTACCATTTTAG GTGCAGGCGTAGTGGTACCGGCCGAGATGATACTCCTAAATTCCATAGTACTGCCGCACAAACATCTGACAAGGAGTTTTAAAcatgaaattatattatag